From Spodoptera frugiperda isolate SF20-4 chromosome 27, AGI-APGP_CSIRO_Sfru_2.0, whole genome shotgun sequence, a single genomic window includes:
- the LOC118263735 gene encoding uncharacterized protein LOC118263735, with the protein MVRCRGVKRVTIMHACTTLLWLVTCFNGLHAIKIVKFVVPEIIQYGVQDSVILDCDYTYGNRTPGLMVKWFFRSKTRPVYQWIVSQKPQDIGILRGRVDLNYRASDDPLKMYRALRIVKLDTDISGEYICVVSTFLDEDVKSKHMTVFVPETSFRLIQNKTDDDTVNVICAADGAFPAPNLTIATPEKHLQGVDHKVQLVNGRYSAVSSVTLNDADLPSPAEFICTLRIPQAKYAVRKEAIYYPGPISTTPEMPTAADMQLAAAVSSREANSFMAFTMAFLTVLVRLLVS; encoded by the exons GTTTACATGCAATAAAAATAGTGAAGTTCGTAGTGCCAGAGATAATTCAGTATGGTGTTCAAGATTCGGTAATATTAGACTGTGATTACACGTATGGGAACAGGACTCCAGGTCTTATGGTGAAGTGGTTCTTCAGAAGCAAAACGAGACCAGTGTATCAGTGGATAGTGTCACAAAAGCCACAGGACATAGGCATTTTGAGGGGCCGTGTGGACCTTAATTACAGAGCTTCAGATGacccattaaaaatgtatagagCCCTTCGAATAGTTAAATTAGATACGGACATATCTGGTGAATATATTTGTGTAGTGTCTACGTTTTTAGATGAAGATGTTAAGAGTAAACACATGACGGTCTTTG TGCCGGAGACGAGTTTTCGATTAATCCAGAACAAGACAGATGACGACACGGTCAACGTCATCTGTGCAGCGGACGGAGCCTTCCCTGCGCCAAACCTTACTATAGCGACGCCAGAGAA ACATCTACAAGGAGTGGACCACAAAGTGCAGCTTGTCAACGGGAGGTACTCAGCAGTATCGTCCGTCACACTCAATGATGCAGACCTGCCGTCTCCGGCAGAATTCATTTGTACGCTAAGAATACCACAGGCAAAGTATGCCGTTAGAAAAGAAGCTATTTATTATCCAG GTCCAATAAGCACGACTCCTGAGATGCCCACAGCAGCAGATATGCAATTAGCAGCCGCAGTCAGTTCGAGAG AGGCAAACTCCTTTATGGCATTCACAATGGCTTTTTTGACAGTACTTGTTCGACTTCTTGTCTCATAA